GGTGAAGTAGTCTGTGGCGCCCAGGTTGAAGGCCAGCCGCTGGTGCTTCTCGCCGGCGCGGGTGGTCATGATCACGACCGGCAGCGCCGCGGTGGCCGCGCGCGCCCGCAGGCTGGACAGCAGCTCGAAGCCGTTCATACGCGGCATCTCCAGGTCACTCAGGACCACGTCAAAGCGGGGATCGAGCTGCAGCTTCTCGTAGGCTTCCTGGCCGTCGTTGGCAGTCTCGACCGTGAAGCCTGCGCGTTCCAGCATGCGGCCCACTACGCGGCGCACGCTGAGCGAGTCGTCGACCAGCAGCAGGCGTCCGCGCGCCGCCCCCTGCTCGGCGGCGGCGCCGGAGCGCAGCCACGCGTCCGGCCGGCGGGCCAGGCGCAGCAGACCCTGCGGTTCCAGCAGGGGCAGCACCTCGCCGGACGCGGACAGCGCCGTGCCGCTGAGATAGTCCAGCGTGCCCAGCAGGGTGCCGGGCGGCGCGACGGAACTCTCCTCGATGGTGCCGAAGGAGTCCACCCGCGCCGCGACCTCGCCGGCCAGGGTCGAGAGGATCACCAGCGAGAAGGTGCGGCCCGCCGCGTCCGCGCCCCACAGGTCGCGCAGGTCGATGACCGGCACCCAGCGGCCCTCGAAGGGCGCCTCGAAGCCCAGCTCGCCGATGCGCAGCTCGTCCTCGTCCAGCTCGCGCAGGGCGCGGACGCCGGCCACCGCGAACGCGAGCGGCACGGACCCGACCCACACCTGCAGCACGTCCATGATGCGGCGGGTGGTGGGCAGGCGCAGCGTGAAGGCGGTGCCCTCGCCGGGGCGGCTGCGGATCAGCAGCTCCCCGCCGAGCTGCCGGGTGGTCGTCGCCACGATGTCCATGCCGACCCCTCGGCCGGCCACGGTGCTGACGTGCTGCTCGGTCGAGAGGCCCGGCAGCAGGATCAGGCGGGCTACCTCCTCGTCCTCCATGACGTTCAGTTCCTGGGCCGAGCGCAGGCCGCGCGCCAGCGCCCGCTCGCGGATCGCGGCGTAGTCCAGGCCGCGGCCGTCGTCCTGCACGGTGATCTCCAGGAACGAGCCAGCCAGTGCGGCGCTCAGCTCGACGCGGCCGGTGGCGGGCTTGCCGGCGGCGATCCGCGACTCCGGGCTGCCCAGGCCGTGGTGCACGGCGTTGGTGAGCAGGTGCAGCAGCGGCTCGCCCAGGCGCTGCAGGGTGGCGCTGTCGACCTTGAGGTCGTCGCCGCGCGTCACGAGGTCCACGCGCTCGCGGTGGTCGCGCGCCCAGCGGCGCAGCCGGGTCGTGACCTGCGAGAACGGCACGCGGGCCGTCTGGGTCAGGTCCACACGCAGGCGGCGCAGGCGTTTGCCCATGTCCTCGTGCTCGCCCAGCAGGTCGCCCACCGCGCCGTCCAGGCGCCGGCGGACCTCGGCGAAGTCGGCGCTGAGCTCCGTGATCGAGCGCGCCAGGATGTTCAGGTCGGAGTAGGTGTCCAGTTCCAGCTCGTCGAACTCCTCGGCCAGCGCGGGACCGGCGCGCTCCGGGCGGGCGTCCCCGGCGGCGCGCAGCATGTCGGGGTTCAGGTAGCGTTCCTCGAAGTCCCGCACGGCGCGGCCGAAGCGGTCCTGGCTGTCCTGCATCGCGCGCTGGAGGTCGTCCAGTCTGGTCAGGGCCTGCCCCAGCCGGGCGCGCGACGTGACCAGGCCGCCCATCTGGTCGATCAGCCCCTCGAGCTGCCGTGCCGGGACCCGCAGCGTGGCGAGTTCGGGCGCGGCGACCGGGGTCTCGCGGGTCGCCTCGGGGGCCGGGGTGGGCG
This sequence is a window from Deinococcus metalli. Protein-coding genes within it:
- a CDS encoding hybrid sensor histidine kinase/response regulator; its protein translation is MDAATRTGLLPAFLSEARADLSTLRAGADALRAGLEDDALLLGRLAIVAHRMRGSAGLYGFPQLSKVAALLERVLEARPDLHTEARTAYAALLDTALAVLGEGLDDVTAGRGEAELGLRFTRAGGAAQLQAMLRAQPQAFVPQPLPTPTPDVLETEAVPVDGPVPGTDLTGVLRAFVREQGEVWEYFAPEVREHLANLRAQLDQPEPDLDVTFRAAHTIKGSSFMVGLDPLGTFAHTLEDVLGGVRDGLLRLGTPMRDELRRAADVLDAMLRVAEGADEPVLAALEQHSARLAQLASGEVTAPTPAPEATRETPVAAPELATLRVPARQLEGLIDQMGGLVTSRARLGQALTRLDDLQRAMQDSQDRFGRAVRDFEERYLNPDMLRAAGDARPERAGPALAEEFDELELDTYSDLNILARSITELSADFAEVRRRLDGAVGDLLGEHEDMGKRLRRLRVDLTQTARVPFSQVTTRLRRWARDHRERVDLVTRGDDLKVDSATLQRLGEPLLHLLTNAVHHGLGSPESRIAAGKPATGRVELSAALAGSFLEITVQDDGRGLDYAAIRERALARGLRSAQELNVMEDEEVARLILLPGLSTEQHVSTVAGRGVGMDIVATTTRQLGGELLIRSRPGEGTAFTLRLPTTRRIMDVLQVWVGSVPLAFAVAGVRALRELDEDELRIGELGFEAPFEGRWVPVIDLRDLWGADAAGRTFSLVILSTLAGEVAARVDSFGTIEESSVAPPGTLLGTLDYLSGTALSASGEVLPLLEPQGLLRLARRPDAWLRSGAAAEQGAARGRLLLVDDSLSVRRVVGRMLERAGFTVETANDGQEAYEKLQLDPRFDVVLSDLEMPRMNGFELLSSLRARAATAALPVVIMTTRAGEKHQRLAFNLGATDYFTKPVNEALLLRRVGRLAGAQI